Within the Carassius auratus strain Wakin chromosome 18, ASM336829v1, whole genome shotgun sequence genome, the region tttcaggtttggGGATAGTGGTTGTGTTGTTGAGCGTGGTGGTGACCAGCGTCACCTGTCTGTCCATGTCAGCTATATGCACCAACGGAGTGGTACGAGGAGGTAAAGCACACTTTAAATGAGTACAGCAACTAATCCAGTCTTCATCTGAGCTCATGGAGAGTGTTTGTGTTTCTCTAGGAGGAGCGTATTACCTCATTTCCCGCAGTTTGGGACCTGAATTCGGCGGCTCCATCGGTCTGATCTTTGCGTTCGCCAATGCTGTGGCCGTGGCTATGTATGTCGTGGGGTTCGCAGAGACTGTGGTGGAGCTTCTCAAGGTACAGAGCCAGAAGATGATCAAAGCAGCCTTGAAATCCTGCTGCTTCTAAACATACGTCCATCCGCTCTCTCCAGGAAAACGACGCTCTTATAGTGGATCCGGTGAATGACATCAGGATCATCGGCTGTATAACAGTGGTTCTGCTGATGGGCATCACTGTGGCAGGGATGGAGTGGGAGGCCAAGGTAAGACCAGGAGCATGCTGGGATTGATTTCCCGGCGTGACCGCTGATTGagaagcttctctctctctcttcaggctCAGGTCGCTCTCTTGGTGATCCTGCTGGTGGCCATTGCCAATGTATTTGTGGGAACAGTGATTCCCTCCACACAGGACAAGCGCTCCAAAGGCTTCTTTAACTATCAAGGTGAGACCGAGGAACCTGAGACCAGAAACACTGAAATATGTATAGTACTCTTATAATACAGTGATGCCATAgaggaaccatttttggttccacaaagaaacaTTCGGTCAAAGAagcatctctttcttacctttttagaATCTTAAGAACCTTCTTTCGCTACAAAGAAGCTTtggtgaaacagaaaggttcttattggaaccatttagacaagaGGGTTGTTCCGTGGCATTgagaagcacctttatttttcagGACCGTGAATGACCCTCATATTTCAATTGGGCTGAATTTAGAAATTCTGAAAGAAATCCTAAATGTGTGTTAAAAGCCTCATGCAGAACACGTTCTTGTATTCCACGGCACTGATTTTCCACTGTTTTTCTGTGTTACTATGTGCTTTACTGTATTGGGCTTATGTCTTGGATCTTTTACAGGGTTTCACGTCCTAAAAATGTGGCGTCCGAGTTAAAAGAAGTTCAATTTCCTTAAAAAACATAGACCGTTCCTTTGATATCATTCAACTACCCAGGACTAGTATTTCTAAGTGCAAAGATGCATTCAGCTCCTCACAGTTGTTTGTTGTTACAAATCCTACACAAAAAACACTAGAACGAATACTGTCAGAGAGACATTGGTTAAAAAAGATGTTAATCAATTTAAAACGATGTACAATAGCATGCACTTAACGGGAAACCCATTTTCAAACGTTTGCGTTTTCAGTTCTCCATTCTTTTGTAACCGAACGGCCAAAATGCATACAGCTTTAAGTTTTGCAGTTTTAGttgaaaactctttttttttttctaagaaaatatattaagcatTTTAGAAACAAATACTAAAAAGACGATCAAtgcttaatttttgtttgtaattaattaaatctaattaagTACACTTAGTCTATTGAAACAGCACCGATGTCTGATGAAGTCAGAGTAGTAAGTTCTGAAAATCAAacacatctcatctcatctctgtCTAAAACAGAATCCATCGCCAAGGAAAACTTTCTCCCGGAGTTCCGAGATGGAGAAACGTTCTTCTCTGTCTTTGCCATCTTCTTCCCAGCAGCCACCGGGATTCTGGCTGGAGCCAATATCTCTGGAGATCTGAGAGTAAGAGCGAGTGTCTGGCACATTTCTAATCTGAAATGAACATCTTTTCACTCGAACGCCTCTGGTTTTCCAGGACCCTCAGGCAGCTCTTCCCAAAGGAACGCTGCTGGCCATCTTCATCACTGGAATTACGTACCTGGGCATCGCTCTGGTTGTTTGTGAGTCCTGAACACACTTGAAATGACTCTAGTCTCAGTCTGGATGTCTGACAGAAAGACTGTGCTGATTCTCTGCAGCTGTGACGGTCGTTCGAGACGCGACAGGGAACCGGAACGACACGATTCAAGCGGGTTTGAGCTGCAACTTCTCCTCGGCCTGTGATCTGGGCTACGACTTCTCCATCTGCCAAACCACCAAATGCAACTACGGCCTCATGAACAACTTCCAGGTGACCTGACATACTGTGCATGACCGAAACTCATGAAAATGATGGGTGAATGTGTTTTATCACTGCTGGGGGTAAAAACAAAAAGTGGTTAGTAACATCAtccattacattatatatttcagGTAATATAATCAGAGTACTTTTGACCTCACtagtttatcacattgatttaagtAGGATAATCTTTTTCCATATTGATGTGaaaacacaattttgaaataaccTTCCTCAGCACTGGTTTATGTGCAGGTGATGACCCTAGTGTCTGGGTTTGGACCTCTGATCACGGCAGGAACGTTTTCGGCCACGCTCTCCTCAGCTCTCGCGTCTCTAGTGAGCGCGCCCAAAGTCTTCCAGGTCAGAGTTCACACGCACACACCATTTAGACCCAATAAATGCCTGATCAGCTTTACAGGACAATCTTAAAGTAGTATAAAAGACTGGACTACATTGTAAAGAAGCTCCAGTTTCTCCttgcattttaagattttaagagtGAATCCGTCCACAGGCTCTATGCAAGGACAACATCTACAAGGCGCTCAAGTTCTTCGCCAAAGGTCACGGGAAAAACAACGAGCCAATCAGAGGATACGTCCTGACCTTCTTCATCGCTGTAGCGTTCATCCTCATCGGTAAATATAACAGTAATCAAATGATTGAAATGTAACAGATGTGATCACGTAACATCGCTTCTCTGTGTCTCAGCTGAGCTCAACACCATCGCTCCCATCATCTCCAACTTCTTCCTGGCTTCATACGCTCTCATCAACTTCTCCTGCTTCCACGCATCATACGCCAAGTCCCCAGGTCCtgtctagacacacacacacacacacacaatctgttcCAGAGCCCAGTTAGCTGTCTTGATTCAAACACATCCTATAATTAAAGTCTAAAGCCTCTGTAAACAGTGTGTTAAAGCACTGGTGTGTGTGCAGGTTGGAGACCGGCGTATAAATACTATAACATGTGGCTGTCTCTGTTCGGAGCCGTGCTCTGCTGCGCTGTGATGTTTGTGATTAACTGGTGGGCTGCTTTACTCACCTACGGCATCGAGTTCTTCCTCTATATTTACGTAACTGTGAAGAAGCCAGGTAAGAGCACAGATACCATCGCTCCTGAAAAACATAAAGCAGAGAGCCATCTGTGACcccggagcacaaaaccagtcatgagggtcaattttgtgaaattgagatttatgcatcatcttaAATCCGaaataaatgatctctcagtgatgtgtggtttcttcggaggacaatatctgtctgagatacaactatgtgtaaatctggaatctgagggagcaaaaaaatctaaatattgagaaaatcatctttaaagttgttcagatgaagttcttagcaatgaatattactaatcaaacattaagttctgatatatttacggtaggagatttactaaatatcttcatgaacatgatctttacttaatatcctaatgatttttggcataaaagagaaatgtataattgtgacacatacagtgtattgttgtctatttctacaaatacacctgtgctactgatgactgcttcagGGACACAGATGATGTaaaaacatgaacacaagcaTGAGTGATATATAAGTGCAGTAATTGACCCCTCCTGCTTCTCTCAGATGTGAACTGGGGCTCGTCCACTCAAGCCGTGACGTTCATAAACGCAGTGAACGACGCTCTGATTTTGTCGGCTGTGGACGAACACATCAAGAACTTCAGGTGCGCTCAGGTCAAAGCAGATGAACCGGTGTTTAATGCAGATTAGATTCTTAGGGTTTCGCTCTTTCTGTACTGCTGCAGACCCAAGTGTCTCGTGATGACAGGATCGCCCAGAACCAGACCGGCTCTGCTGGACTTGGCACATTCATTCACTAAGAATTATGGGCTGTGTCTGACCTGTGAGGTGTTTGTGGTGAGCAGATGTTCTCGTTCtcatcaaacaaacacaaactaatCTCCACACATCAGGTCTTCCTGCAAGTCTCGGGAGGCAAATTATTACGATATTAATTGTGtgattaaatcatgttttattacACAGATGAAGGTCAGATTTGTCAGAcggcatgtgtgtgttttagggtgCGCGTGATAAGAATCTGCAGGACATGAGCGCTGCTGTTCAGCAGATCCAGAAGTGGCTGAACAAACAGAAGCGCAAAGCCTTTTACACACCTGTCACCAGCGAGAACCTGCAGAGAGGAGCAGAAGCACTGATGCAGGTCTCTctgaacacagacacagacagacagacacacagacagaatgacagagacagacacagacagactgacagacacacagacagacagacagacacacagacagacacagacagacggacagacagagacagactgacagagacacggacagacagacagacacagacagacacacagacacacagacagacagacagacagacagacacacacacagacagacagacagacagacagacagacagacagacagacacagacagacagacacacagactgacagagacacagacagacacacagacagacagacagacagacagacagacacacacacagacagacagacagacagacagacagacagacacagacagacagacacagactgacagagacacggacagacagacagacagacagacagacagacacagacagacacacagacagacagacagacagacagacagacacacacacagacagacagacagacagacagacacagacagacagacacacagactgacagagacacggacagacagacagacagacagacacacacacagacagacagacggacagacacagacagactgacagagacacggacagacagacagacacacagacagacacagacagacggacagacagagacagactgacagagacacggacagacagacagacacagacagacacacagacacacagacagacagacagacagacacacacacagacagacagacagacagacagacagacacagacagacagacacacagactgacagagacacagacagacacacagacagacagacagacagacagacagacacacacacagacagacagacagacagacagacagacagacacagacagacagacacagactgacagagacacggacagacagacagacagacagacagacacagacagacacacagacagacagacagacacacacacagacagacagacagacagacagacagacacacacagacagacagacacacagactgacagagacacggacagacagacagacagacagacacacacacagacagacagacggacagacacagacagacagacagacacacagacagacagacagacagatgttaGATGGACAGTTCTACAGTcactgtattacagtaatgagaatgagATTTTCAAGAAGAATGtttaatagtcatgaaaataatatcaaaatcTTACAGTGCTAAAAtagcatgtgtttttgtgtgtgtgtgtgtgtgtgtgtgtgtgtgtaggcgtCAGGACTTGGCAGGATGAAGCCGAACACAGTGATGTTAGGATTCAAGCGTGACTGGAGAATCGCCAAAACACAGGAAGTACAAAGCTACGTGGGAATTCTGCAGTGAGTCCTCaaactgtctgtgtctctgtctcacacatgcaacacagacacacacacacacacacacacacaaacacaaacacacagacacacgcaacacacacacacacacacacacacacacaaacacaaacacacagacacacgcaacacacacacacacacacagttctgttCTTCCCGCAGTGATGCGTTTGATTTCGAGCACGGGACCGTGATACTGAGAATCAGTCAGGGGATGGACATCTCTCACATCCTCAAAGCTGAAGGTACAACAGAAACAAACTCTCAAAATAACAAGATGTGTCATTTAGCTTAAtgctcaaataaacactgatgagATAAAGACGTGATCCAAATATCAAAtgatttaaagggaaagttttaatctaagatcaggatgagtgtgtttcttcatcaggtttgtagaaatgtagcactgcatc harbors:
- the LOC113118040 gene encoding solute carrier family 12 member 1 produces the protein MENPGFEKSKDDPPQYEETSFCGNGFNNRERRAVRPSVASAFGHNTLDRVPNVDFYRNAASISGHRAIRPSLQELHDVFQKNGGLDIPSLGEDGEGADTSTLGDVESIIPLEEKDAGGVVKFGWIKGVLVRCMLNIWGVMLFIRLSWVFGQAGIGLGIVVVLLSVVVTSVTCLSMSAICTNGVVRGGGAYYLISRSLGPEFGGSIGLIFAFANAVAVAMYVVGFAETVVELLKENDALIVDPVNDIRIIGCITVVLLMGITVAGMEWEAKAQVALLVILLVAIANVFVGTVIPSTQDKRSKGFFNYQESIAKENFLPEFRDGETFFSVFAIFFPAATGILAGANISGDLRDPQAALPKGTLLAIFITGITYLGIALVVSVTVVRDATGNRNDTIQAGLSCNFSSACDLGYDFSICQTTKCNYGLMNNFQVMTLVSGFGPLITAGTFSATLSSALASLVSAPKVFQALCKDNIYKALKFFAKGHGKNNEPIRGYVLTFFIAVAFILIAELNTIAPIISNFFLASYALINFSCFHASYAKSPGWRPAYKYYNMWLSLFGAVLCCAVMFVINWWAALLTYGIEFFLYIYVTVKKPDVNWGSSTQAVTFINAVNDALILSAVDEHIKNFRPKCLVMTGSPRTRPALLDLAHSFTKNYGLCLTCEVFVGARDKNLQDMSAAVQQIQKWLNKQKRKAFYTPVTSENLQRGAEALMQASGLGRMKPNTVMLGFKRDWRIAKTQEVQSYVGILHDAFDFEHGTVILRISQGMDISHILKAEEEMERMIMAQQALEMEENDFQPQGGNWFFNKSKKNSKKELTSKVSLDVPQSSDLAKMNQRLVEASGQFKKKQGKGTIDVWWLFDDGGLTLLLPHILTTRKKWKDCKLRIFIPGRPERIEQDKEEMQELLKKFRIKCADIKVIADINVKPSAESWKLFKDMIEPFRMHEGSKETSQAEALRKDHPWKITDAELDAFEEKTMLQVRLNELLQESSRAAKLVVVSLPIARKGSVSDHLYMAWIDALTKNLPPTVLIRGNHQSVLTFYS